The following nucleotide sequence is from Nitrospinota bacterium.
AGGCAGGATCAGCGTGGACAGCAAGCCGGGAGAAGGATCGCGGTTTACGATCTGCATACCCATGGCGGCGCAGCCCTCCGCGGGCATGGACAGCGGCTGAAAGCGTCTTCTATCCCCGTATCGCGGCGATGGCCTTTGCGTAATCCGCGCTCTTGAATATGGCGGAGCCGGCCACAAGAGCGTTGACCCCGGCGTCCCGCACATGCCCTGCGTTGTCCGGCTTTATACCCCCGTCCATTTCCACGTCGATGGAAAGACCGGCATCCTCGATCATCCTCCTCAAAGAAGTTGCCTTGAAAAGAGTGGCCGGAATGAAGTCCTGCCCGCCGAAACCGGGATTGACGGACATCAGAAGGATCAGGTCCACCTCGCTGAGTATGTTCTCTATCATTGAAAGGCTGGACGCCGGGTTCAACGACACGCCGGCTTTCTTTCCCAGCCCCTTGATCAGCGAAACGGTCCTGTGAAGATGGGTCTGCGCCTCGGCGTGCACGGTTATGATGTCCGCCCCGGCCCTGGCGAAATCTTCAATGTATTTTTCGGCGTTCTCTATCATCAGGTGCACGTCCAGTGTCAGACTGGTGTATTTCCTGAGCCCCTCCACCACTAGCGGCCCAATGGTGATGTTCGGGACGAAGTGGCCGTCCATCACGTCCACATGAATCCAGTCGGCCCCTCCCTTTTCCACGGCGGCCACTTCCTCGGCCAGCCTGCCGAAATCCGCCGACAGTATGGACGGCGCCACAATAGTCCTGCGATTCACCATCTTTCAAACCTTCCGATCATGAAACAATTTTAATAAAACCCGGCTCACTTCACCACGCTCCACAGCCACAACAGCATCTCGTTCACCGTGCGCTCCTGGTTGCGCGCCCTGTCCTCGCCGAAGTGGAATTCCCTGGTCTCCACAATTCCATTGACGCACATCCCGGCATAAGCAAGCCCAACAGGCTTGTCCGGAGTGCCGCCCGTCGGCCCGGCCACGCCAGTGGCGGACACTCCGATGTCCGCCCCCGAATGCGCGCAGATCCCCTCCGCCATTTCCGCGGCGGTCTGGGCGGACACGGCCCCATATTTTAGCAGGGTCGAAGGTTCCACGCCGAGCCGTTTGATCTTTGAATTATTGCAGTAGGTGACCACCCCTTCAAGGAAGTACCGCGACGCTCCCGGCGTGGCGGTGATTCTGGAGGCGAAAAGCCCTCCAGTGCAGCTTTCGGCGCAGGCCAGCGTCAACTTCTTTTCCGCAAGCCTTTCGCCGATCGCCCCCTCCAGCGTAACGCCGTCCGCGCCGAAGGCATATTCGCCGGCCACTTTGAGGACCGCCTTGCGGGCCCTCGCAAGTTTTGCGGCGGCCTTTGCGGCGGTATCCCCCTGGGCGGTCAGCCGCAGGTCCACCCTGCCAAGCGAGGGGAGAAACGCAAGCTGGACATTTTCGGGCATGGCCTTGGCGGCGGTCATTTTGGAGTACAGTGTGGACTCTGCGATCCCGGCTGTGTGGATCACCGTTCTTGCCATTGCCTGTTTCGGAAGCCGCTTTTTAAGCCTGGGAATCACCTCCGTCTCCATGAGGTTTTTCATTTCAAATGGCACCCCGGCCATGGAGAAAAGAAAGCGCCCCCCCTCCTCGCGCATCAGCAGCGGCGCAGTCCCAAACCGGCTGGCTATCGCCTTGAATCCTTCCGGAACGTCCGCCTGGCATTCGTTGGCCGGGCTTAACTGTTTCCCCAGCTTCCTGAAATAGGCGGCCACGCCCGCATGGGCCTTCCTGTCGCGGACAATCTTCACGCCGAAAGCCTTGGCCAGCGCCGGCTTTGTCACGTCGTCATGGGTCGGTCCCAGCCCGCCGGTGACGAGTATCAAATCATGGCTGCGCCACGCACTCTTAATCTCTTTGGCCAGTGTCCGGATGTCGTCTCCCAGGGTCAGCACCCTTTCGGGGGTGAGGCCCAGCGCCTCGATGGCCCTGGCCATCCATGCCGCGTTTGTGTTGACGATATGGCCGGAGGTCACCTCGTCGCCGATCGTTATGATGATGGTCTTCATTGATGGATCAATAACGCTCCGCAATTCTCAGGTAAATGGGACAAGCAGCAACCCATACGCTTCCTCCGGCTCTAAAAGCGGCTCGCCGGTC
It contains:
- a CDS encoding ribulose-phosphate 3-epimerase, giving the protein MVNRRTIVAPSILSADFGRLAEEVAAVEKGGADWIHVDVMDGHFVPNITIGPLVVEGLRKYTSLTLDVHLMIENAEKYIEDFARAGADIITVHAEAQTHLHRTVSLIKGLGKKAGVSLNPASSLSMIENILSEVDLILLMSVNPGFGGQDFIPATLFKATSLRRMIEDAGLSIDVEMDGGIKPDNAGHVRDAGVNALVAGSAIFKSADYAKAIAAIRG
- a CDS encoding CinA family nicotinamide mononucleotide deamidase-related protein → MKTIIITIGDEVTSGHIVNTNAAWMARAIEALGLTPERVLTLGDDIRTLAKEIKSAWRSHDLILVTGGLGPTHDDVTKPALAKAFGVKIVRDRKAHAGVAAYFRKLGKQLSPANECQADVPEGFKAIASRFGTAPLLMREEGGRFLFSMAGVPFEMKNLMETEVIPRLKKRLPKQAMARTVIHTAGIAESTLYSKMTAAKAMPENVQLAFLPSLGRVDLRLTAQGDTAAKAAAKLARARKAVLKVAGEYAFGADGVTLEGAIGERLAEKKLTLACAESCTGGLFASRITATPGASRYFLEGVVTYCNNSKIKRLGVEPSTLLKYGAVSAQTAAEMAEGICAHSGADIGVSATGVAGPTGGTPDKPVGLAYAGMCVNGIVETREFHFGEDRARNQERTVNEMLLWLWSVVK